A single Bosea sp. PAMC 26642 DNA region contains:
- a CDS encoding phosphoenolpyruvate carboxylase yields MTDGSNHIITPAALAQELLGTIAQARIDAQEDPFGSPVLRVTLWLTRRMDRGELTLDAALDLVRHLGRQSLRERAARTADYVGLTEDGDAALVAVAERLAEASEREASPFEHFRAVVARARFAAVYTAHPTFGMTRTLAHALAGLASGDAAAAAVMDEPDLTFRPDGKITLQDEFEQARFAVRHARDAIDRLNSALLSAARLRWPDRWRELAPKPLILASWVGCDTDGRTDIGWWDTLRYRLESKRGQFVRMLEKLPEVAATAEVREMVAAAIAAVERQLALAPPISSQPALTALQAFALSLVGEREAALPEASRLLAALDTAIEAAGSDEATATALCLARAGCVAHGVSIALPHFRLNASQLHNAMRGVIPLDEEPSQPAQRRAFLSAANAALAKVEPTPVDFGALAAERASATRMMMTIAQIVKHIDGTRPVRFLIAETETGYTLLSALWLARRFGIADKIEISPLFETSDALEQGPRIIDEALRSPHFRDYLKTHGRLCIQFGYSDSGRYIGQIAASFWVERLRIRIAELLTRYGLTAIELVIFDTHGESAGRGAHPGSLEDRLAYLEPAWPRQAFAKAGIATVRETSFQGSDGYLLFGTPQLAAATIGRIAEAVFDSPGEAPADPIYDEPDFATEFFQTVREEMTTLVDDPGYAALIGTFGPSLLDKTGSRPAARQSDAGGPTRIRHPRELRAIPNNAILQQLGWLANSVHGIGQAASRSPDLFNQLRERSERFERAYRLAEHAMANSDLDVLRAYLDTLDPGNWFDRARRTEREGRRDELLAVAEALAGLELAPALRRLFWRLSSDWLKLKAVAVETPQMSARLVALHALRLSVMHRIWLSATHIPDFRPSAGLTREALMERILRLDIPGSLAALAEIFPLDPDPTIGLDFGEPPGPREGGAYAALHRDVLAPMATCFALLREISGAIQHEIGAFG; encoded by the coding sequence ATGACCGACGGTTCCAACCACATCATCACACCGGCGGCACTCGCGCAGGAGCTTCTCGGCACCATCGCCCAGGCGCGGATCGATGCGCAGGAAGATCCATTCGGCAGCCCGGTGCTACGGGTGACGCTGTGGCTGACGCGCCGGATGGATCGCGGCGAGCTGACGCTCGATGCCGCACTCGACCTGGTGCGCCATCTCGGCCGGCAGTCACTGCGCGAGCGCGCGGCGCGAACCGCCGACTATGTCGGGCTGACCGAGGATGGCGATGCGGCGCTGGTCGCCGTGGCCGAGCGGCTCGCCGAGGCGTCCGAGCGCGAGGCGTCTCCCTTCGAGCATTTTCGAGCCGTGGTGGCGCGCGCACGCTTTGCAGCCGTCTATACCGCCCATCCGACCTTCGGGATGACCCGTACCCTGGCGCACGCGCTGGCGGGCCTCGCCTCCGGCGACGCGGCCGCGGCTGCGGTGATGGATGAGCCTGACCTGACCTTCCGTCCCGACGGCAAGATCACCTTGCAGGACGAGTTCGAACAGGCCCGCTTTGCCGTGCGCCATGCGCGCGATGCGATCGACCGGCTGAACTCAGCATTGCTTAGCGCGGCGCGGCTGCGCTGGCCCGACCGTTGGCGCGAGCTTGCACCAAAGCCGCTCATCCTCGCGTCCTGGGTCGGCTGCGACACCGACGGGCGCACCGATATCGGGTGGTGGGACACGCTGCGTTATCGGCTCGAATCCAAGCGCGGTCAGTTCGTGCGTATGCTCGAGAAGCTGCCCGAAGTCGCGGCGACGGCCGAGGTGCGGGAGATGGTGGCGGCCGCCATCGCGGCGGTCGAGCGGCAGCTGGCGCTTGCCCCGCCGATCAGTTCGCAGCCGGCGCTGACGGCGCTGCAGGCTTTTGCGCTTTCGCTCGTCGGCGAGCGCGAGGCTGCCTTGCCGGAGGCGTCGAGGCTGCTGGCTGCGCTCGACACGGCGATCGAGGCTGCCGGCAGCGACGAGGCGACCGCGACGGCTTTATGCCTGGCGCGGGCCGGCTGCGTCGCCCATGGCGTCTCGATCGCGCTGCCGCATTTCCGGCTGAACGCCTCGCAGCTTCACAACGCGATGCGCGGCGTCATTCCTCTCGACGAGGAGCCGAGCCAGCCGGCCCAGCGCCGGGCCTTCCTCAGCGCCGCCAATGCGGCTCTGGCCAAGGTCGAGCCGACGCCGGTCGATTTCGGGGCGCTGGCGGCCGAGCGTGCCTCGGCGACGCGGATGATGATGACGATCGCGCAGATCGTGAAGCATATCGACGGCACGCGGCCGGTCCGCTTCCTGATCGCCGAGACCGAGACCGGCTATACGCTGCTCAGCGCGCTCTGGCTGGCGCGGCGCTTCGGTATTGCCGACAAGATCGAGATTTCGCCGCTGTTCGAGACCTCCGACGCGCTGGAGCAGGGGCCGCGCATCATCGACGAAGCGCTGCGCAGCCCGCATTTCCGCGATTATCTCAAGACGCATGGGCGGCTCTGCATCCAGTTCGGCTATTCCGATTCCGGCCGCTATATCGGGCAGATCGCCGCTTCCTTCTGGGTCGAGCGCCTGCGCATCCGCATCGCCGAGTTGCTGACGCGCTACGGGCTGACCGCGATCGAGCTGGTGATCTTCGACACTCATGGCGAATCGGCCGGGCGCGGCGCCCATCCCGGCAGCCTGGAGGACCGGCTCGCCTATCTGGAGCCGGCCTGGCCGCGACAGGCGTTCGCCAAAGCCGGAATCGCCACTGTGCGCGAGACCAGCTTCCAGGGCAGCGACGGCTATCTGCTGTTCGGCACGCCGCAGCTCGCCGCCGCGACGATCGGGCGGATCGCCGAGGCTGTGTTCGACAGTCCCGGTGAGGCGCCGGCCGACCCAATCTACGACGAACCCGACTTCGCCACGGAGTTCTTCCAGACCGTGCGCGAGGAGATGACGACGCTGGTCGACGATCCCGGCTATGCCGCGCTGATCGGCACCTTTGGCCCGTCTTTGCTCGACAAGACCGGGTCGCGCCCGGCCGCGCGCCAGAGCGATGCGGGCGGCCCGACGCGCATCCGCCATCCGCGCGAACTGCGCGCCATCCCCAACAACGCGATCCTGCAGCAGCTCGGCTGGCTCGCCAACAGCGTGCACGGCATCGGCCAGGCAGCGTCGCGCTCTCCGGATCTGTTCAACCAGCTGCGCGAGCGTTCCGAGCGCTTCGAGCGGGCCTACAGGCTGGCCGAGCACGCCATGGCCAACAGCGATCTCGACGTGCTGCGGGCCTATCTCGACACGCTCGACCCCGGCAACTGGTTCGACCGCGCCCGCCGTACGGAGCGCGAGGGCCGTCGCGACGAATTGCTGGCGGTCGCCGAGGCGCTGGCCGGGCTCGAACTCGCGCCCGCGCTCAGGCGGCTGTTCTGGCGGCTGTCCTCCGACTGGCTGAAGCTGAAGGCTGTCGCCGTCGAGACGCCGCAGATGTCGGCGCGACTCGTGGCGCTGCATGCGCTGCGGCTTTCGGTGATGCACCGGATCTGGCTGTCGGCGACGCATATCCCGGACTTCCGCCCCAGTGCCGGGCTGACGCGGGAGGCGCTGATGGAGCGCATCCTGCGGCTCGACATTCCCGGCTCGCTTGCGGCGCTCGCCGAAATCTTCCCGCTCGACCCAGACCCGACGATCGGGCTCGATTTCGGCGAGCCGCCGGGCCCGCGCGAGGGCGGCGCCTATGCGGCGCTGCACCGCGACGTGCTGGCGCCGATGGCGACCTGCTTTGCCTTGCTGCGCGAGATTTCGGGCGCGATCCAGCACGAGATCGGCGCGTTCGGGTAG
- a CDS encoding glutathione S-transferase N-terminal domain-containing protein, with translation MTDLSAFPITSRLPAQHPDRIQLYSLPTPNGVKVSIALEELGLPYEPHLIDIGKNETWGPEFLSLNPNGKIPAIIDPDGPGGKPFGLFESGAILVYLAEKTGKLLPKDAAQRYETIQWVMFQMAAVGPIFGQLGFFHKFAGKDYEDKRPRDRYVAESKRLLGVLETRLAGRDWIMGDEYTIADISLLGWVRNLVGFYDAGGLVDYASLKNVPAWLERGLARPAVQRGLDSPKRV, from the coding sequence ATGACCGATCTCTCCGCTTTTCCGATCACCAGCCGCTTGCCGGCCCAGCATCCGGACCGGATCCAGCTCTATTCGCTGCCGACGCCCAATGGCGTGAAGGTCTCGATCGCGCTGGAGGAACTCGGGTTGCCCTATGAGCCGCATCTGATCGATATCGGCAAGAACGAGACGTGGGGGCCGGAATTCCTGTCGCTCAACCCCAATGGCAAGATCCCCGCGATCATCGATCCCGACGGTCCGGGCGGCAAGCCGTTCGGCCTGTTCGAGTCGGGCGCGATCCTGGTCTATCTCGCCGAGAAGACCGGCAAGCTCCTGCCCAAGGACGCCGCGCAGCGCTACGAGACGATCCAGTGGGTGATGTTCCAGATGGCCGCGGTCGGCCCGATTTTCGGGCAGCTCGGCTTCTTCCACAAATTCGCCGGCAAGGACTATGAGGACAAGCGCCCGCGCGACCGCTACGTCGCCGAGAGCAAGCGTCTGCTCGGCGTGCTGGAGACCAGGCTTGCCGGCCGTGACTGGATCATGGGCGACGAGTACACGATCGCCGACATCTCTCTGCTGGGCTGGGTCCGCAATCTCGTCGGATTCTACGATGCCGGCGGGCTCGTCGATTATGCCAGCCTGAAGAACGTGCCGGCCTGGCTGGAACGCGGCTTGGCGCGGCCGGCGGTGCAGCGGGGATTGGACAGCCCCAAGCGGGTGTAA
- a CDS encoding DMT family transporter, giving the protein MTQAPSPAADDASAAAAARRRLLLGLACGLGTSLIWGVQSVVSRQSVADGMTAADVTILRFAVASLLLLPIALRRMRPFPVGRLGWPRALILTGLVGAPYGLLLVAGSAFAPALHTSTIAPGLIPVFTAILAYAMTGERAGPMRLAGLALVLAGIGAFSWQALGHAPEYPDAWIGDLFFVTNALLWSLFGLLARRWDANAIDVTIVTCLLSLAVLPVFALTMPIRLGEAAWQAVALQAVYQGALVGVAALFLYTQSVILLGAARATLFLPLNPAITALAGVVLLGEYPSGAEIAGMVLVIVGMTVALRSPSVA; this is encoded by the coding sequence GTGACCCAAGCCCCCTCCCCAGCTGCGGATGATGCATCGGCGGCTGCCGCAGCGCGCCGGCGGCTTCTGCTCGGCCTCGCCTGCGGGCTCGGCACGAGCCTGATCTGGGGCGTCCAGTCGGTGGTCTCGCGCCAATCCGTCGCCGACGGCATGACGGCGGCCGACGTCACCATCCTGCGCTTCGCAGTCGCCTCGCTGCTGTTGCTGCCGATCGCATTGCGCCGGATGCGGCCCTTCCCCGTCGGCCGGCTTGGCTGGCCGCGCGCCCTGATCCTGACAGGGCTGGTCGGGGCGCCCTATGGGCTGTTGCTGGTGGCGGGCTCGGCCTTCGCGCCAGCGCTCCATACCTCCACGATCGCGCCCGGCCTCATCCCCGTCTTCACCGCCATTCTCGCCTACGCGATGACGGGAGAGCGTGCGGGCCCGATGCGGCTGGCCGGGCTGGCGCTGGTGCTGGCCGGCATCGGCGCCTTCTCATGGCAGGCGCTGGGCCATGCGCCGGAGTATCCCGACGCCTGGATCGGCGATCTGTTCTTCGTCACCAATGCGCTGCTGTGGTCACTCTTCGGCCTGCTGGCGCGGCGCTGGGACGCGAACGCGATCGACGTCACCATCGTGACCTGCCTGCTCTCGCTGGCCGTGCTGCCCGTCTTCGCGTTGACCATGCCGATCAGGCTCGGCGAGGCCGCCTGGCAGGCCGTGGCGTTGCAAGCGGTCTACCAGGGCGCGCTGGTCGGGGTCGCCGCCCTGTTCCTCTACACCCAGAGCGTGATCCTGCTAGGCGCGGCGCGCGCGACCCTGTTCCTGCCGCTCAACCCGGCCATCACCGCGCTGGCCGGCGTAGTCCTGCTCGGCGAATATCCATCCGGAGCCGAGATCGCCGGAATGGTGCTGGTGATCGTCGGAATGACCGTCGCACTGCGCTCGCCGAGCGTGGCCTGA
- the gpt gene encoding xanthine phosphoribosyltransferase, which produces MAEPTSSKAFPVSWDQFHRDARALAWRLAEKGPFEAIVCITRGGLVPAAIICRELGLRLIETVCVASYHDYKNQSELKVLKDVAPSIKAIGDGRGKGVLVVDDLTDTGKTARVVREMLPNAHFATVYAKPAGVPTVDTFVTEVSQDTWIYFPWDMGLAYVEPIAKDQKG; this is translated from the coding sequence ATGGCCGAACCGACTTCCAGCAAGGCCTTCCCGGTGTCCTGGGATCAGTTCCATCGCGATGCGCGCGCTCTCGCCTGGCGGCTGGCCGAGAAGGGTCCGTTCGAGGCGATCGTCTGCATCACGCGAGGCGGCCTCGTGCCGGCAGCAATCATCTGCCGGGAGCTTGGCTTGAGGCTGATCGAGACGGTCTGCGTCGCGAGCTATCACGACTACAAGAACCAGTCCGAGCTCAAGGTGCTGAAGGACGTCGCGCCTTCGATCAAGGCGATCGGCGACGGCCGGGGCAAGGGCGTGCTCGTCGTCGACGACCTGACCGACACCGGCAAGACCGCCCGCGTCGTGCGCGAGATGCTGCCGAACGCCCATTTCGCGACCGTCTACGCCAAGCCCGCCGGCGTGCCGACGGTGGACACCTTCGTCACCGAGGTCAGCCAGGATACCTGGATCTATTTCCCCTGGGACATGGGGCTGGCTTACGTCGAGCCGATCGCCAAGGACCAAAAGGGCTGA